Proteins found in one Crassostrea angulata isolate pt1a10 chromosome 3, ASM2561291v2, whole genome shotgun sequence genomic segment:
- the LOC128177294 gene encoding uncharacterized protein LOC128177294, whose translation MEAMCSDLTRSISKLTSEETEKNRKSLIKNGCLSSTYVTTVFLLDTSASMAGTGLEQMKTAFKDIIYEFSKHPSVSENVMVVTFGRDVKVIQHYSDKHKTISRCVDGLECEGGSPLQEGIVLSTSGISSAPYSVIGSFHVRTRIVIITDGKPTGTDEGYNLGRPHSLTEFREPVMNAVRMIGKFNPIFCIPVGNDPDICFLGTLVAENGGGKLIPCHEARQFGRYALNIDLASKVLERLPVEDHFSNEAIRMAVSRLHTATEMDLEDVCEIISKQHVYRSNSCIVIEMTNEQEDEFQERYQHMPTVGTRVRRGPDWEWKNQDGQGAGTVVGHSKRVGWINVEWDTGLTMSYRYGNNGMITAYDIEPCDEPRILEDQPIAVGCLVRRGPDWKWDNQDGGEGNIGRVYRLKTPTEIYVRWHNGHKSNYRYGYKNRYDVELCDPFDGRIKELLRREAHRTPLTDGHKSSFRTSSNYSDDSMQREKCLPPGLQVTQSESERTSEICYKRKSYFKNSNKTSRKWQWRGLDNKWFDFPKNANEVIEQCSKGKGATVIINLNGQLCRINLKKKTMVNTITKEVTEVRILEKPITSSVHDVLDVSNFIL comes from the exons ATGGAAGCAATGTGTTCTGATCTAACAAGGAGTATATCGAAACTAACAAGCGAAGAAACGGAAAAAA aTCGCAAAAGCTTGATAAAGAATGGGTGTTTAAGTAGCACGTACGTCACAACCGTTTTTCTGCTAGATACATCAGCTAGCATGGCGGGGACGGGCCTGGAACAAATGAAAACGGCTTTTAAGGATATCATCTATg aGTTTTCTAAACACCCATCCGTATCTGAGAATGTTATGGTAGTCACCTTTGGTCGAGACGTTAAGGTTATCCAGCACTATTCAGATAAACACAAGACAATTTCTAGATGTGTTG ATGGTTTAGAATGCGAAGGAGGTAGCCCATTGCAAGAGGGCATCGTCTTGAGTACGTCTGGCATTAGTTCAG CTCCTTATAGCGTGATAGGGTCATTTCATGTCAGGACCAGAATTGTCATAATAACTGATGGTAAACCTACAGGGACAGATGAAGGATACAACTTGGGTCGTCCGCATTCCCTTACCgag TTTAGGGAGCCAGTCATGAATGCTGTAAGAATGATTGGAAAGTTTAACCCGATATTTTGTATTCCGGTTGGAAATGACCCTGATATT TGTTTCCTTGGAACTCTGGTGGCGGAAAATGGAGGAGGAAAACTTATTCCATGCCACGAGGCGAGACAATTTGGCAGATATGCACTAAACATa GACTTAGCTTCAAAAGTTTTAGAGCGTCTCCCTGTTGAAgatcatttttcaaatgaagCAATTAGGATGGCTGTTTCACGACTTCATACAGCAACTGAGATGGACTTG GAAGATGTTTGTGAAATTATAAGCAAACAGCATGTATACAGATCGAATAGTTGTATAGTTATTGAAATGACAAATGAACAAGAAGACGAGTTCCAAGAACGATATCAGCACATGCCTACGGTAGGGACACGTGTTCGAAGAGGACCAGACTGGGAGTGGAAAAATCAAGACGGACAAGGGGCAGGTACAGTTGTAGGACACTCCAAAAGAG tTGGATGGATCAACGTTGAATGGGACACTGGGCTTACAATGTCTTATAGATATGGAAACAACGGAATGATTACTGCGTATGATATTGAACCTTGCGATGAGCCAAGAATTCTTGAGGACCAGCCCATTGCTGTCGGATGTCTTGTCCGTAGAG GTCCTGATTGGAAATGGGATAATCAAGATGGCGGTGAAGGAAATATTGGAAGGGTATATCGTCTTAAAACACCAACAGAAATATAT GTCCGATGGCACAATGGACATAAAAGCAATTATAGATATGGCTATAAAAACCGCTACGATGTTGAATTATG tgaTCCATTTGATGGTCGGATAAAGGAATTATTGAGGAGAGAAGCACATAGAACACCGCTAACAGACGGACATAAATCAA GTTTTAGAACGTCTTCGAATTATTCCGATGATTCCATGCAAAGAGAAAAATGTTTACCCCCAGGGTTACAAGTTACACAATCTGAATCAGAAAGAACTTctgaaatatgttataaaagGAAGAGTTATTTCAAAAACTCAAACAAAACAAGTAGAAAATGGCAGTGGCGAGGGCTAGATAACAAATGGTTTGACTTTCCAAAAAATGCAAATGAAGTCATCGAGCAATGTTCGAAAGGCAAAGGGGCAACCGTTATAATTAATCTAAATGGACAGTT GTGTAGAATCAATCTAAAGAAGAAAACTATGGTAAACACCATAACCAAAGAAGTAACTGAAGTCAGGATACTGGAGAAACCAATTACATCATCAGTTCATGATGTATTAGATGTCAGCAATTTCATCCTTTAA
- the LOC128177292 gene encoding uncharacterized protein LOC128177292 produces the protein MESEDRTSYVRHWERKANEESYKNNQSLQYNGCVYGKYLTTVFLLDTSASMAGTGLEQMKKAFKEIIHEFSQHPSIKENVTIITFGRDVKVLQYYSTDYTKISQCVDDIECAGGSPLEAGLILSSSGILSVPYMTLGSFDLRTRVVIITDGKPTDFGTENSEDVFESMGLDKTSGTIIKRIRGMGRWNPIFCIPVGQNPNICLLGTMIIESNGGKLIPWNEAKQFGRYSLNIDLASTVFQELSDKDGFSREDITSEVSKMKIGVSGKDLNDVCEIIEKRHAYRSSSCIEKEIEEEQEQEFQEKYAHMPNVGTRVRRGRDWKWKNQDGQGAGTVTGHSNRFGWINVEWDTGLSLLYRYGNDGIMTAYDIEPSDEPRILLEDQPIAVGCLVRRGPDWKWGDQDGGPGNIGTVFRLKTPTEIYVRWPNGNKSNYRYGYRGYHDIEICDPFDPSVLETRTRQMTSSMSKHNEALNSKEAADADVTWRSTGDMTFSKAYSLNKSNDSKKDTVFSDSSHHGRSIFRNQCDNSSCSSWQWQSRCGQWKDFPKDANDTIMEFCSKGKGTTVIVNLNGQLCRINMKKKNMMNTITKEEFNVRLYNKNPHVG, from the exons ATGGAATCAGAGGATCGAACTTCCTATGTAAGACATTGGGAAAGAAAAGCAAATGAAGAATCATATAAAA ATAAccaaagtttacaatacaatggCTGCGTGTATGGGAAGTACCTCACAACCGTATTTTTGCTTGATACGTCAGCCAGCATGGCTGGGACAGGTTTGGAACAAATGAAAAAAGCATTCAAAGAAATTATTCATG AATTTTCTCAGCACCCATCAATAAAAGAGAATGTGACAATTATAACATTTGGACGAGACGTGAAAGTTCTCCAGTACTATTCCACTGATTACACGAAAATATCCCAATGTGTTG ACGATATAGAATGCGCTGGAGGAAGTCCATTGGAGGCGGGACTTATTCTTAGCTCGTCTGGAATCTTATCAG TTCCATATATGACGTTAGGATCATTTGATCTCAGAACGAGGGTTGTTATAATAACAGATGGCAAACCTACTGATTTTGGCACGGAAAACAGCGAGGACGTCTTTGAGTCTATGGGCTTAGATAAA ACCAGTGGGACCATTATCAAAAGAATAAGAGGAATGGGTAGATGGAACCCAATTTTCTGTATTCCAGTGGGACAAAACCCAAATATA TGCCTCTTGGGGACTATGATAATTGAGTCGAATGGAGGTAAACTTATTCCATGGAACGAAGCCAAGCAATTCGGAAGATATTCTTTAAACATA GACTTAGCTTCGACGGTTTTCCAAGAACTATCGGATAAAGATGGGTTTTCGCGAGAAGACATAACGTCTGAagtttcaaaaatgaaaatcgGTGTGTCTGGAAAAGATTTG AATGACGTCTGTGAAATAATTGAAAAGAGACATGCATACAGGTCTTCAAGTTGtattgagaaagaaatagaggaaGAGCAAGAACAGGAGTTTCAAGAAAAATATGCGCACATGCCTAATGTAGGAACTCGTGTTCGAAGAGGACGAGATTGGAAGTGGAAAAACCAAGACGGACAAGGAGCAGGAACGGTAACAGGACACTCAAATCGGT TTGGATGGATCAACGTTGAATGGGACACTGGGCTTTCACTGCTGTATAGATATGGAAATGATGGTATTATGACTGCATACGATATTGAACCCTCTGATGAACCAAGAATACTACTTGAGGATCAGCCAATAGCTGTTGGTTGTCTCGTCCGTAGAG GTCCTGATTGGAAGTGGGGTGATCAAGATGGCGGGCCAGGGAATATCGGAACAGTATTTCGACTTAAAACTCCGACAGAAATATAC GTTCGTTGGCCAAATGGGAATAAGAGTAACTACAGATATGGATATAGAGGCTACCATGATATCGAAATATG CGACCCGTTTGATCCATCCGTTTTAGAAACCCGGACAAGGCAAATGACATCTTCAATGTCAAAGCACAATGAAGCATTAA ATTCTAAAGAAGCGGCTGATGCCGATGTTACATGGCGCTCAACCGGTGACATGACGTTTAGCAAAGCATATTCATTGAACAAATCCAACGACAGTAAAAAGGACACAGTTTTTTCTGACAGTAGCCACCACGGACGCAGTATATTCAGAAACCAATGTGATAATTCATCTTGCAGTAGTTGGCAATGGCAGTCGCGTTGTGGTCAGTGGAAAGATTTTCCAAAAGATGCAAACGACACCATTATGGAATTTTGTTCAAAGGGCAAAGGAACAACCGTCATTGTCAATCTAAATGGACAATT ATGCAGAATTAATATGAAGAAGAAGAACATGATGAATACTATAACCAAAGAAGAATTCAATGTCAGACTATATAACAAAAACCCACATGTTGGATAA